The following coding sequences are from one Leptolyngbya sp. NIES-3755 window:
- a CDS encoding deoxyribodipyrimidine photolyase family protein (similar to AA sequence:cyanobase_aa:LBDG_15390) — MKRTIVWFRRDLRISDHAPLHRAVSRGAVIPVFIFDRALLHHPETGSARVAFMLDSLRSLDENLRDRGGRLILRFGNPVEILPNLIRETEADGIYAYIDYERIYGRVRDARLNRVLEEQNLRIRWFEPTAGTSELMPYNDYRKFWYREMTAEMLPTPINIPTPDDVFSESIPTLTDLGLLPDNKPIPPTGTIAARRLLQEFLTEKVDRYYWQLSYPGADITSGLSPHIKFGVISIRECYQTAQRLLKYDSNQKIQRSRKQFISRLRWGSGFTQRFRYLPQLELRSLYSVFDQEGWNFDETLYEAWKSGETGFPIIDATARCLEATGGWLSMNFRSRALYSSFLSNLLGMDWRYGALHFMRHLIDGDCPIDHYQWAMQAGVTHCLDKSWTRIYNPEQAAVDRCDPNGEFIKKWVPELANVPAVQLGLPPRVKGYPAPILNYREARSNRVQQLEQQRSDFRQSSNVLPHLARMPESVVPFGHDHFESEIRWAQLPSPDLFPAALDLDNLDLERSTWLRTWLVAHVEIKPHKTTSRRKKPKTDPNIIQLSLLD, encoded by the coding sequence ATGAAGCGCACGATCGTTTGGTTTCGTCGAGATTTACGTATTAGTGATCATGCTCCACTACATCGAGCGGTTTCGCGTGGAGCAGTCATTCCAGTTTTTATCTTCGATCGTGCTTTGCTGCATCATCCCGAAACAGGTTCAGCACGAGTCGCTTTTATGCTGGACAGTTTGCGATCGCTCGATGAGAATTTGCGCGATCGAGGTGGACGTTTAATTCTCAGATTCGGCAACCCGGTTGAAATTTTACCGAACTTAATTCGAGAAACTGAAGCGGATGGCATCTATGCTTACATCGACTACGAACGCATCTATGGTCGAGTTAGAGATGCCCGACTTAATCGAGTCTTAGAAGAACAGAATCTAAGAATTCGCTGGTTTGAGCCAACTGCTGGAACTTCAGAGTTGATGCCCTACAACGACTATCGAAAGTTCTGGTATCGCGAAATGACTGCGGAAATGTTACCGACTCCGATTAATATTCCGACTCCAGATGATGTGTTCAGTGAGTCGATTCCAACATTGACAGATTTAGGATTATTGCCTGATAACAAACCGATTCCACCGACTGGAACGATCGCGGCAAGAAGATTACTCCAAGAATTTTTAACAGAAAAAGTCGATCGATATTATTGGCAACTTTCTTACCCCGGTGCAGATATTACATCTGGTTTAAGTCCACATATCAAATTCGGAGTCATCTCAATCCGAGAGTGTTACCAAACTGCACAACGCTTATTGAAATACGACAGTAATCAGAAAATACAACGCAGTCGAAAACAATTTATCTCACGATTACGTTGGGGAAGTGGATTCACTCAGAGATTCCGATATCTTCCTCAACTAGAACTACGATCGCTTTATTCAGTGTTCGATCAAGAGGGTTGGAACTTTGACGAAACCCTTTACGAAGCTTGGAAAAGTGGAGAAACAGGATTTCCAATCATTGATGCGACTGCTCGATGTTTAGAAGCGACGGGCGGATGGCTATCGATGAACTTTCGATCGCGTGCTCTGTACTCCAGTTTCTTAAGCAACTTACTTGGAATGGATTGGCGGTACGGTGCGCTTCATTTCATGCGGCATTTGATTGATGGCGATTGTCCGATCGATCATTATCAATGGGCAATGCAAGCTGGAGTCACACATTGTTTAGATAAGAGTTGGACACGAATTTATAACCCAGAACAAGCGGCGGTCGATCGATGTGATCCAAATGGCGAATTTATCAAAAAATGGGTCCCAGAGCTTGCGAATGTTCCCGCAGTTCAATTAGGTTTACCGCCACGAGTCAAAGGCTATCCTGCACCAATTCTGAACTATCGAGAAGCGCGATCGAATCGAGTTCAACAATTAGAACAACAGCGATCGGACTTCCGCCAAAGTTCCAATGTTCTCCCACATCTCGCTCGAATGCCTGAATCAGTTGTGCCTTTTGGACACGACCATTTTGAAAGCGAGATTCGATGGGCACAGTTACCTTCGCCTGATCTATTTCCCGCTGCATTGGATTTAGACAACTTAGATTTAGAGCGATCGACATGGCTCAGAACTTGGCTCGTCGCTCATGTAGAAATCAAGCCGCACAAAACGACCTCTCGCCGTAAAAAGCCTAAAACCGATCCCAATATCATTCAGTTAAGCTTGCTCGACTGA
- a CDS encoding hypothetical protein (similar to AA sequence:cyanobase_aa:Ava_3323), with the protein MLKAVEGVYKNGMIHLSETPEGVSESRVIVTFLVEQSAPEAPQTIKRGMFAGEIKTNEEDFQIAEFHGDSDDGLDWS; encoded by the coding sequence ATGTTAAAAGCGGTTGAAGGGGTTTACAAAAATGGAATGATTCATCTGTCTGAAACGCCCGAAGGAGTGTCAGAGAGTCGAGTGATTGTGACATTTTTAGTTGAGCAGTCTGCTCCAGAAGCCCCACAAACGATCAAGCGTGGAATGTTTGCTGGTGAAATCAAAACAAATGAAGAAGATTTTCAGATTGCTGAGTTTCATGGTGATTCTGATGATGGGCTGGATTGGTCATAA
- a CDS encoding PilT protein domain protein (similar to AA sequence:cyanobase_aa:Cyan7425_0121), with the protein MKYVVDTHALLWFLQDDSRLGSNADLVLSDAGSQLVLPAIALAEAAWIVDRGKTSIPSARDVLTAIGRDPRFVIYPLTALVVEKSLGLVEINEMHDRQIVATALVLQDQGESVSLLTLDQNMTASGLINVIW; encoded by the coding sequence ATGAAATATGTAGTCGATACACACGCACTTTTGTGGTTTTTACAAGATGATTCACGCTTGGGGAGCAATGCTGACCTCGTTCTTTCAGATGCGGGTAGTCAATTGGTTTTACCTGCGATCGCACTTGCAGAAGCAGCATGGATTGTCGATCGTGGCAAAACTTCAATTCCATCTGCTCGTGATGTTCTAACTGCTATTGGTCGTGATCCGCGTTTCGTGATTTATCCACTCACTGCATTGGTCGTTGAGAAGAGTTTAGGATTGGTTGAAATTAATGAAATGCACGATCGACAAATTGTTGCGACTGCCTTAGTGCTTCAAGATCAGGGCGAAAGTGTTTCTCTTCTGACTTTGGATCAAAATATGACGGCTTCAGGTTTGATTAATGTGATTTGGTAG
- a CDS encoding ribosomal protein s12 methylthiotransferase rimO (similar to AA sequence:cyanobase_aa:LBDG_47240), whose protein sequence is MGNKPTIAFSHLGCEKNRIDTEHMLGLLVQAGYSVDADEELADYVIVNTCSFIQAAREESVRTLVELAEADKRIVITGCMAQHFQEQLLEELPEAVALVGTGDYNKIVSVIERAEAGERVTEVSQEPVYIADETTPRYRTTTEGVAYLRISEGCDYRCAFCIIPHLRGNQRSRTIESIVQEAEHLASEGVKEIILISQITTNYGLDLYGEPKLAELLRALGQVDVPWIRMHYAYPTGLTPKVIEAIRETPNVLPYLDLPLQHSHPEVLRSMNRPWQGRVNDGIIERLKAEIPNAVLRTTLIVGFPGETEEHFEHLKQFLQRHEFDHVGVFTFSAEEGTPAYTLANQLPQSVMDARRDALMQLQQPISLKKNRAQIGKVVDVLIEQENPQTGARIGRSNRFSPDVDGLVYVEGDAPLGSIVPVTIVDADVYDLYGRVATAADLIQVPALTV, encoded by the coding sequence ATGGGCAACAAGCCAACGATCGCCTTTTCTCATTTGGGCTGCGAAAAAAATCGAATCGATACCGAACACATGCTTGGCTTACTCGTCCAGGCAGGATATTCTGTCGATGCTGACGAAGAACTCGCTGATTACGTTATTGTCAATACTTGTAGTTTTATCCAAGCCGCCCGCGAAGAATCGGTGCGAACCTTGGTCGAACTCGCGGAAGCCGATAAAAGAATCGTCATCACTGGCTGTATGGCGCAGCACTTCCAGGAGCAGCTTTTGGAAGAATTGCCGGAAGCTGTCGCACTTGTAGGCACAGGCGACTATAATAAAATAGTGAGCGTAATTGAACGCGCAGAAGCAGGAGAGCGCGTTACAGAAGTTTCTCAAGAGCCAGTTTATATCGCCGACGAAACGACTCCCCGGTATCGCACGACCACCGAAGGCGTTGCCTATCTTCGGATCTCAGAGGGTTGTGATTACCGTTGCGCCTTTTGTATTATCCCGCACTTGCGAGGAAACCAACGATCGCGCACAATTGAATCGATCGTCCAAGAAGCTGAACATTTAGCCTCCGAAGGCGTGAAAGAGATCATCCTGATCTCACAGATTACGACGAATTACGGGCTTGATCTTTACGGAGAGCCAAAACTTGCGGAACTTCTTCGCGCTCTGGGTCAAGTGGATGTTCCTTGGATTCGCATGCACTACGCCTATCCAACCGGACTCACTCCCAAAGTGATCGAAGCGATTCGCGAAACTCCAAATGTGCTACCTTACCTCGATTTACCGCTTCAGCACTCTCACCCGGAAGTGCTTCGATCGATGAATCGTCCCTGGCAAGGTCGAGTGAACGATGGCATCATTGAACGGCTCAAAGCTGAGATTCCGAATGCAGTTTTGAGAACGACCCTGATTGTTGGATTTCCCGGCGAGACGGAGGAACACTTTGAACACCTCAAGCAGTTCCTTCAGCGTCACGAGTTTGATCACGTCGGAGTGTTTACCTTCTCAGCCGAAGAAGGAACTCCCGCTTACACTTTGGCGAATCAATTGCCCCAGTCGGTGATGGATGCGCGTCGAGATGCCTTGATGCAGCTTCAACAACCGATTTCGCTCAAAAAGAATCGCGCTCAGATTGGCAAGGTCGTGGATGTGCTAATCGAGCAAGAGAATCCCCAAACCGGAGCACGAATTGGTCGATCGAACCGATTCTCTCCTGATGTGGATGGACTTGTATATGTCGAAGGCGATGCCCCCTTAGGGTCGATTGTGCCAGTCACGATCGTTGATGCCGATGTATACGATTTATACGGTCGAGTGGCGACTGCTGCGGATTTGATCCAGGTTCCAGCCCTGACCGTTTAA
- a CDS encoding DEAD/DEAH box helicase-like protein (similar to AA sequence:cyanobase_aa:LBDG_47230) has translation MTLSFQSLGLSEERIRHLEELGFTAPTAIQAQAIPHLLAGRDVVGQAQTGTGKTAAFGLPILERIDLKSPTVQALILTPTRELAMQVCQAIRSFTNDRRVKVVTIYGGQSIDMQVDRLRRGAQIVVGTPGRVIDLLGRGDLKLDHLDWLVLDEADEMLNMGFIQDVEKILSQAPAERQTTFFSATMEPSIRKLVNKFLNSPVTVTIEQPKAAPSRINQVAYTIPRGWTKAKAILPILELEDPEAAIIFVRTRRAAAELTSQLQAAGHSVDEYHGDLSQSQRERLLLRFRQQQIKWVVATDIAARGIHVDDLTHVINYDLPDSVESYVHRIGRTGRAGKEGTAISLVHPLDRRKLRDIENHVRQRLEIKSIPTRAEIEARYLDKLQSQVRETLAGERVASFLPIVAQLAEDYEPHTVAAAALQMIYDRTRPAWLTIGSDPTPEETSGGRGSGGAKPKPVKRSRPSGSSNHHRRQPAQSK, from the coding sequence ATGACCCTTTCTTTTCAAAGCCTCGGACTGTCTGAAGAACGAATTCGCCATCTGGAAGAACTCGGATTTACTGCCCCGACTGCGATTCAAGCCCAAGCTATTCCTCATCTACTTGCTGGGCGCGATGTAGTCGGTCAAGCACAAACCGGAACCGGAAAAACTGCGGCGTTTGGTCTTCCGATTCTGGAGCGCATTGATCTTAAATCTCCCACTGTTCAAGCGTTGATCTTGACTCCGACTCGCGAGCTAGCGATGCAAGTTTGCCAAGCCATTCGTTCCTTTACAAACGATCGACGAGTCAAAGTCGTGACGATCTACGGTGGACAATCGATCGATATGCAAGTCGATCGCTTACGTCGCGGTGCTCAAATCGTGGTGGGAACTCCCGGACGAGTGATCGATTTACTCGGTCGTGGCGATCTTAAACTCGATCATCTCGATTGGCTCGTATTGGATGAAGCCGATGAGATGTTAAATATGGGCTTTATCCAAGATGTCGAGAAGATTCTGAGCCAAGCACCTGCTGAACGTCAGACGACTTTCTTCTCCGCAACAATGGAGCCATCGATTCGGAAGTTGGTAAACAAGTTCTTGAATTCGCCTGTAACGGTGACGATCGAGCAACCGAAAGCCGCTCCGTCTCGAATCAATCAAGTCGCGTATACGATTCCTCGCGGCTGGACGAAAGCGAAAGCAATTCTGCCGATTCTCGAACTCGAAGATCCAGAAGCAGCAATCATCTTTGTGCGGACTCGTCGCGCTGCTGCTGAATTGACCAGCCAATTGCAAGCAGCTGGACACAGTGTGGATGAGTACCACGGTGATTTGAGCCAGAGCCAACGGGAGCGTTTACTGCTTCGGTTCCGTCAGCAACAGATCAAATGGGTGGTTGCGACCGACATTGCAGCACGAGGCATTCACGTTGATGATCTCACTCACGTGATTAACTACGACTTGCCGGATAGCGTCGAAAGCTATGTTCACCGGATTGGTCGGACAGGTCGTGCAGGCAAAGAAGGAACCGCGATTTCGTTGGTGCATCCGCTCGATCGACGTAAATTGCGTGATATCGAGAACCACGTTCGTCAGCGTTTAGAGATCAAATCGATTCCGACTCGTGCTGAAATTGAAGCGCGTTATCTGGATAAATTGCAGTCTCAAGTGCGTGAAACGCTTGCAGGTGAGCGCGTGGCATCCTTCTTGCCGATCGTGGCTCAGTTAGCCGAAGACTACGAACCGCATACAGTCGCGGCGGCTGCCCTTCAGATGATTTACGATCGTACTCGTCCCGCTTGGTTGACGATCGGATCAGATCCGACTCCTGAAGAAACCAGTGGTGGACGCGGTTCAGGTGGAGCAAAACCGAAACCTGTGAAGCGATCGAGACCTTCTGGTTCCTCGAATCATCACCGTCGCCAGCCTGCACAATCTAAGTAG
- a CDS encoding hypothetical protein (similar to AA sequence:cyanobase_aa:LBDG_15400): protein MTQFTLNLETGSVTFRFTPEAAQELKTNLNELMGRLKTTATTTGGRPAPQSSMEYRYTGDVFLELFCNPNIWASPFAARVLVTLRDDRIRLNTEAELSRLIEDVNQFLEQYS from the coding sequence ATGACTCAATTCACGTTAAATCTAGAGACTGGCTCTGTTACTTTCCGCTTCACGCCCGAAGCCGCTCAGGAACTAAAAACAAATCTGAATGAACTAATGGGACGTTTGAAGACGACTGCTACGACAACCGGAGGCAGACCCGCACCCCAATCTTCTATGGAATATCGCTACACTGGAGATGTCTTTCTAGAGTTATTTTGCAATCCGAACATCTGGGCTTCTCCATTTGCGGCGCGAGTTCTTGTGACGTTGAGAGACGATCGCATTCGACTAAACACCGAAGCTGAATTGAGTCGCCTGATCGAAGATGTGAATCAATTTCTCGAACAATATTCATGA
- a CDS encoding nuclease SbcCD, D subunit (similar to AA sequence:cyanobase_aa:LBDG_44540), which yields MVKILHLSDIHLGSGFVHGKINPETGLNTRLEDFVATLGKCLDRALSEPVDLVLFGGDAFPDATPPPYIQQAFASQFRRLADAGIPAVLLVGNHDQHSQGAGGASLCIYRTLGVPYVIVGDRLETHRIQTQNGDIQVITLPWLTRSTLLTRPETEGLSMSEVGHLLLDRLRAAMEGEIRKLDPTIPTVLLAHLMVDAANYGAERFLAVGKGFTIPLDFLTRDAFDYVALGHVHRHQILSENPFVVYPGSIERVDFSEEEEEKGYVLVEVGAPLTEGVRGSTALEFCSLPARSFCTIEVDLTDSEEPHTDLLAAIEEKSIEDAVVRVLYQVRPEQIDLIDDADLHTVLEIAHTYTIQAELVSQMSRSRLPELGVGTAIEPLDALRAYLANREDLKLLADPILEAAKALLAQGEFYIESDSGEMEIVQTQLRLL from the coding sequence ATGGTCAAAATTCTTCATCTATCTGACATTCATCTTGGAAGTGGATTCGTTCACGGCAAGATTAATCCTGAAACTGGATTGAATACGCGATTGGAGGATTTCGTCGCGACTTTGGGAAAATGTCTCGATCGAGCACTTTCTGAACCTGTAGACTTGGTGCTTTTCGGGGGCGATGCTTTTCCTGATGCGACTCCGCCACCGTATATTCAGCAAGCCTTTGCCAGCCAATTTCGTCGTCTCGCAGATGCGGGAATTCCTGCGGTTTTATTGGTAGGAAATCATGATCAACATTCTCAAGGGGCAGGCGGCGCAAGTTTATGTATCTATCGAACGCTAGGGGTTCCTTATGTAATTGTGGGCGATCGATTAGAAACGCATCGGATTCAAACCCAAAATGGCGACATTCAGGTGATCACGCTGCCTTGGTTAACGCGATCGACATTGCTCACTCGTCCTGAAACAGAAGGATTATCGATGTCGGAAGTCGGACACTTATTACTCGATCGATTACGAGCGGCAATGGAAGGCGAAATCCGAAAGCTCGATCCAACCATTCCGACTGTGTTACTCGCTCACTTGATGGTAGATGCTGCAAATTATGGTGCAGAGCGTTTTCTAGCGGTTGGAAAAGGATTCACGATTCCATTGGATTTTCTCACTCGTGATGCGTTCGATTATGTGGCTTTGGGTCATGTTCATCGCCATCAAATTTTGTCAGAAAACCCGTTCGTTGTTTATCCCGGTAGCATTGAGCGAGTTGATTTTAGTGAAGAGGAAGAGGAAAAAGGATACGTTCTGGTAGAAGTCGGTGCTCCGCTCACCGAAGGTGTTCGAGGTTCTACAGCACTCGAATTTTGTTCGTTACCTGCACGATCGTTTTGCACGATCGAGGTTGATTTAACCGACTCCGAAGAGCCTCATACCGATTTACTAGCCGCGATCGAGGAAAAGTCGATCGAAGATGCGGTCGTTCGTGTCTTGTATCAAGTTCGACCAGAGCAAATTGATTTGATTGATGATGCAGACTTGCACACTGTGTTGGAAATCGCACATACGTACACGATTCAGGCAGAATTAGTCTCGCAAATGTCTCGATCGCGTTTACCTGAATTGGGAGTTGGAACCGCGATCGAGCCTTTAGATGCACTGAGAGCTTATCTTGCGAATCGAGAAGATTTGAAGCTACTAGCCGATCCAATTTTAGAAGCTGCCAAAGCATTACTCGCACAAGGAGAGTTCTATATCGAATCCGATTCTGGAGAGATGGAAATCGTACAAACTCAACTTCGACTGCTGTAG
- a CDS encoding exonuclease family protein (similar to AA sequence:cyanobase_aa:LBDG_47220) produces MLSTDLLAFYRDICSRTLTVVDLETSGHKPPRSRAIEVSVLNASLKDGILNQETYLINPGVNLPPIITQITGITHEMLEDAPPPEEVWTKCLPLLEQGILTAHNISFDYPFIRSEYARLGIPFYRSRSEQFCTVKFARLMLSELPSRSLPNLVKHFKFPVGESHRAESDTMACWLLAEMLLKEIANEDDEAVLARIGQQLLSISDVTKIIGGSQKTARARLDAAGVEPYISQRTGIHLFRRADVERVYWQKHQLSLP; encoded by the coding sequence ATGCTTTCTACTGATTTGCTTGCATTTTATCGAGACATCTGTTCGCGAACTTTAACGGTGGTCGATCTCGAAACATCGGGACACAAGCCGCCTCGCAGTCGAGCGATCGAGGTTTCCGTTTTAAATGCAAGCCTCAAAGATGGCATCCTCAATCAAGAAACGTATCTGATCAATCCGGGTGTGAATCTTCCGCCGATCATCACCCAGATTACGGGCATCACTCACGAAATGTTGGAAGATGCGCCGCCACCAGAGGAAGTTTGGACGAAGTGCTTACCCTTGTTAGAGCAGGGCATTTTGACCGCGCATAATATTAGCTTTGACTATCCGTTTATTCGATCGGAATATGCTCGGTTAGGGATTCCATTTTATCGATCGAGATCCGAACAGTTCTGCACCGTGAAGTTTGCTCGATTAATGTTGTCGGAACTTCCATCGCGCAGCTTACCGAACTTAGTCAAACACTTCAAATTTCCAGTTGGCGAATCCCATCGCGCAGAATCAGACACGATGGCATGTTGGCTCTTAGCGGAAATGCTATTGAAAGAGATTGCCAATGAAGATGATGAAGCCGTGTTAGCCAGAATTGGACAGCAATTACTCTCAATTAGCGATGTAACAAAGATTATTGGAGGATCGCAAAAGACAGCACGTGCTCGATTAGATGCGGCAGGTGTTGAGCCTTACATCTCTCAGCGAACCGGAATACACTTGTTTAGACGGGCTGATGTCGAGCGAGTGTATTGGCAAAAGCATCAGTTATCCTTGCCTTGA
- a CDS encoding cation efflux protein (similar to AA sequence:cyanobase_aa:LBDG_15410) translates to MVVDNRSTVRKVLLITLLLNIFVLVLKAVVGWLTGSLSLLADALHSLTDSASNVLGLISSRFSSPTPDRDHPYGHQKYEAIGALGIAAFLGIACFEILQGAIDRLTHPSQPVQISASELWLLLIVLGVNVFVTFYERREGLRVNSPILIADARHTASDIWVTIGVLAGLIGIWLLNWQWLDVVLSFPVAILVFYSGWSVLKQNLPWLVDEIAIAPEAIHAIASDVPGVLNCHDIASRGVVGRQTFIEMHLIVDAKDVETAHRITEEVEARLIDRYSPVRVMIHVEPPSYQEDHISFGV, encoded by the coding sequence ATGGTTGTAGATAATCGATCGACCGTTCGCAAAGTTCTACTCATTACATTGCTATTAAATATTTTTGTTCTAGTGCTCAAAGCCGTGGTCGGATGGCTCACTGGATCATTAAGCCTGCTTGCGGACGCGCTACATAGTTTGACTGATAGTGCCAGTAATGTTCTGGGATTGATATCGAGCCGATTTTCGTCACCGACTCCGGATCGAGATCATCCCTACGGACATCAGAAATACGAAGCGATCGGCGCTTTAGGAATTGCAGCTTTTTTAGGGATTGCTTGCTTTGAAATTTTGCAAGGTGCGATCGATCGACTGACGCATCCTAGTCAACCTGTGCAGATTAGTGCTTCAGAACTTTGGTTATTGCTGATTGTGCTGGGTGTGAATGTCTTTGTCACGTTCTACGAGCGGCGAGAAGGACTGCGCGTGAATAGTCCGATTCTGATTGCTGATGCCCGACATACCGCCAGTGATATTTGGGTAACGATCGGCGTTTTAGCAGGACTAATCGGGATCTGGTTATTGAATTGGCAGTGGTTAGATGTTGTCCTGTCTTTTCCGGTTGCAATTCTCGTGTTTTATAGCGGTTGGTCAGTGCTCAAGCAGAATTTACCGTGGTTAGTAGATGAAATTGCGATCGCACCAGAAGCAATTCATGCGATCGCATCGGACGTTCCGGGTGTGCTGAACTGTCACGATATTGCCTCTCGCGGTGTAGTGGGACGACAGACCTTTATCGAAATGCACTTGATTGTTGATGCGAAAGATGTCGAGACTGCTCATCGGATTACCGAAGAAGTCGAAGCTCGATTAATCGATCGATACAGTCCAGTCCGAGTGATGATTCACGTTGAACCGCCGTCGTATCAAGAAGATCACATTAGTTTTGGGGTTTAG